A genomic stretch from Terriglobus sp. RCC_193 includes:
- the ychF gene encoding redox-regulated ATPase YchF, translated as MALNVGIVGLPNVGKSTIFSALTAIEAVAANYPFCTIDPNVGIVTVPDTRQNRIVELVKPKSIVPTTIEFVDIAGLVAGASKGEGLGNQFLANIRSTDATLHIVRCFEDPEVIHVAGKVDPLADIDVINTELLLADLDTVERRYEKAQKLARTSQDSKIKNEFSALGKLREAMNAGTPARAVELTDEEKPLVRDLFLITMKPTLYVANVDEASLAVGNEHTRAVEARAASEGSDVVRICGSMEAEISQLDPEERNEFLASMGMEEPGLDRLIHAAYRLLGLITYFTAGVQEVRAWTIRKGTKAPGAAGVIHSDFERGFIRADAYNCEDLFKLGSEQAVKEKGLLRSEGKEYIVKDGDILFFKFNV; from the coding sequence ATTGAGGCCGTCGCTGCGAATTATCCCTTCTGCACCATCGACCCCAACGTAGGCATCGTCACGGTCCCGGATACACGGCAGAACCGCATCGTGGAACTGGTGAAGCCGAAGAGCATCGTGCCCACAACCATTGAGTTCGTGGACATTGCCGGCCTGGTAGCAGGCGCCAGCAAAGGCGAAGGCCTGGGTAACCAGTTTCTGGCGAACATTCGCTCCACCGATGCCACCCTGCACATCGTGCGCTGCTTTGAAGATCCCGAAGTGATTCACGTCGCAGGCAAGGTTGATCCGCTGGCCGACATCGACGTCATCAATACGGAACTGCTCCTTGCCGACCTGGACACCGTGGAACGCCGTTACGAGAAGGCGCAAAAGCTGGCACGCACCTCGCAGGACAGCAAGATCAAAAACGAGTTCAGCGCACTGGGCAAACTACGCGAGGCTATGAACGCAGGCACGCCCGCGCGTGCCGTGGAATTGACCGACGAAGAAAAGCCACTGGTTCGTGATCTCTTCCTCATCACGATGAAGCCGACACTCTACGTAGCCAACGTGGACGAAGCATCTCTCGCAGTGGGCAACGAACATACACGGGCCGTGGAAGCACGCGCAGCCAGTGAAGGCAGCGACGTTGTCCGCATCTGTGGCTCGATGGAAGCGGAAATCTCGCAGCTCGACCCCGAAGAACGCAACGAATTTCTTGCCAGCATGGGGATGGAAGAACCCGGACTGGACCGCCTCATTCACGCTGCCTATCGCCTGCTCGGCCTGATCACATACTTCACCGCAGGTGTGCAGGAAGTACGCGCATGGACCATCCGTAAGGGTACGAAAGCACCCGGAGCAGCTGGCGTTATTCACTCTGATTTTGAACGTGGTTTTATCCGCGCCGACGCTTATAACTGCGAAGACCTTTTCAAACTTGGCAGCGAACAGGCTGTGAAGGAAAAGGGACTGCTGCGCAGTGAAGGCAAGGAATACATCGTTAAAGACGGCGATATTCTCTTCTTCAAGTTCAACGTCTGA